From the bacterium genome, one window contains:
- a CDS encoding NCS2 family permease has translation MIKRYFKFEEMQTNYSTEIMAGITTFMTMAYIIFVNPVILSNAGMPAEGVLFATCLSSALATLVMGLYANYPFALAPGMGINAYFVCVCQSTGISWEVALGLVFFSGIGFLILTVTKLRSLMLRIVPESIIFATSVGIGLFIAFIGLQYAKIIVPRAETYVALGDLANKEVLLAIFGLFLTCALIVRQIKGAIFLGILLTTGVAICLGITHFPFTLIGIPDWKSTFLKLDISSALELGLLNVVFTFLFVNLFDNIGTLAGVGTQGNFYKDGDLPRSDKALTSDATGTIIGSLLGTSTVTTYIESASGVAVGGRTGFVSVVVAIFFLLAIFFSPLIEIIPKAATAPALILVGSLMMQNVSKIFWNDPSEGIPAFLTIITMPLTYSIANGLAIGFISYTLIKLFSGEGSFVHWLVYLLSLLFILKFILLGA, from the coding sequence ATGATTAAGAGATACTTTAAATTTGAAGAAATGCAGACTAATTACTCAACAGAAATTATGGCTGGAATTACTACCTTTATGACTATGGCTTACATTATTTTTGTTAATCCTGTAATTTTAAGTAATGCCGGAATGCCAGCAGAAGGGGTATTATTTGCCACTTGTCTTTCTTCTGCTTTGGCCACCTTAGTTATGGGTTTATACGCCAATTACCCTTTTGCCTTAGCTCCTGGTATGGGAATTAATGCTTACTTTGTCTGTGTCTGCCAAAGTACGGGTATTAGTTGGGAAGTAGCCTTGGGCTTAGTCTTCTTTTCTGGAATTGGTTTTCTAATCTTAACGGTCACTAAATTAAGATCATTGATGTTAAGAATCGTTCCTGAATCAATTATTTTTGCTACTTCAGTGGGCATTGGTTTATTCATCGCCTTCATTGGTTTGCAGTATGCTAAAATTATTGTCCCTCGGGCTGAAACTTATGTAGCCTTAGGAGACCTTGCTAATAAAGAAGTCTTATTAGCTATCTTTGGTCTTTTTTTAACCTGCGCTCTTATTGTTCGGCAAATAAAGGGAGCTATTTTTTTAGGAATTCTCTTGACCACAGGAGTAGCTATTTGCTTAGGTATTACTCATTTTCCTTTTACCTTGATAGGAATTCCTGACTGGAAAAGTACTTTTCTTAAGCTCGATATCTCTTCGGCTCTTGAATTAGGCCTTTTAAATGTAGTCTTTACCTTTTTATTTGTAAATTTATTTGACAATATTGGAACTTTAGCTGGCGTAGGAACTCAAGGTAATTTCTATAAAGATGGAGATTTACCCCGAAGTGATAAAGCTTTAACTTCAGATGCCACCGGAACTATCATCGGTTCTTTATTAGGAACATCGACGGTCACCACTTATATTGAAAGCGCTTCAGGAGTAGCGGTAGGCGGCCGGACTGGATTTGTTAGTGTTGTAGTAGCTATCTTCTTTTTACTGGCTATCTTCTTTTCTCCTTTAATTGAAATAATACCAAAAGCAGCTACTGCACCTGCTTTAATCTTAGTGGGGAGCTTGATGATGCAAAATGTCTCCAAGATATTTTGGAATGATCCCTCAGAAGGCATTCCAGCTTTTCTCACCATTATCACCATGCCTCTTACTTACAGTATTGCTAATGGACTTGCTATTGGTTTTATATCTTATACCTTGATCAAGCTCTTTAGTGGCGAAGGTAGCTTTGTTCATTGGTTAGTGTATCTACTATCACTCTTATTTATCTTAAAGTTTATCCTTTTAGGTGCTTAA
- a CDS encoding MBL fold metallo-hydrolase yields the protein MLNLDGLTIEWLGQASVKIKSEKIIYIDPYHLKDPVEKADLILVTHSHYDHYSPQDIAKLTKSTTFVAIPEDAKKDLFSLINQNNLITVVPNQTYKMGNLEILTIPSYNLNKPFHPLKNNWVGYIMSLNQKKIYHAGDTDCIPEMSKLKNITVALLPIGGTYTMDSLEAAKAVSIIKPEIAIPIHYGTIVGTKGDALKFKELCSLRVEIL from the coding sequence ATGTTAAATCTCGATGGTTTAACCATAGAATGGTTAGGACAGGCCAGCGTTAAGATAAAGAGCGAGAAAATTATCTACATCGATCCTTACCACCTTAAAGACCCAGTAGAAAAAGCAGACTTAATCTTAGTTACTCATAGCCACTATGACCATTATAGTCCCCAGGATATAGCTAAATTAACTAAATCTACTACCTTCGTAGCCATCCCAGAAGATGCTAAAAAAGATCTTTTCTCCCTTATTAATCAAAACAATCTAATTACCGTGGTTCCAAATCAAACCTATAAGATGGGTAATTTAGAGATATTAACTATTCCTTCTTATAACTTAAATAAGCCCTTCCATCCCCTAAAGAATAATTGGGTAGGATATATAATGAGCTTAAATCAAAAGAAGATCTATCATGCCGGAGACACAGATTGCATCCCAGAGATGTCTAAGTTAAAAAATATTACGGTCGCTCTTTTACCAATTGGGGGAACATATACAATGGATAGCCTTGAAGCTGCTAAGGCGGTAAGTATTATCAAACCAGAGATAGCTATTCCTATTCACTATGGTACTATCGTTGGCACTAAAGGAGACGCCCTAAAATTTAAAGAACTTTGTAGTTTGAGGGTAGAAATACTATGA
- the uvrB gene encoding excinuclease ABC subunit UvrB — MLNFNLVSPFQPKGDQPQAISALIKGLQNHQRFQTLLGVTGSGKTFAIAQIIAFYNKPTLIISHNKTLAAQLYNEFKNLFPHNQVEYFVSFYDYYQPEAYLPQTDTYIEKDSSINEEIDRMRLSATSSLLQRNDVIIIASVSAIYNLGSPQDYFDSTIFLKKGESIPRETFLRKLIAIHYERSDLEFSRGKFRIRGDVVDIFSSYSKESLRVEFLGDEIESLKIIDPVDQQLISIVEKYTLYPAKHFITSSQKLKKAIISIKEELEERVKELSKQGKLLEAKRLEVKTNYDLELLAETSYCPGIENYSRHLSDRFPGERTYTLLDYFPEDYLLVIDESHITIPQIKGMYEGDYSRKMCLVEYGFRLPSALDNRPLKFHEFENLINKVIFTSATPGPYELERCPLMIEQINRPTGLLDPEIIVRPTQNQVLDLIKEIKKRIEKKERVLVITLTKKMAEDLSFYLDKINLKVRYLHCEINTLERVSILKELRLGNFDVLVGINLLREGLDLPEVSLIAILDADKEGFLRSERSLIQLCGRAARHINGTVIMYAKTITSSMKKTIEETKRRRLIQQSYNKEHHITPTTISKPITETFPQLLPDIKREKTKIKFQGDLKKTLKYLYKEMYQLANQLEFEKAAEIRDEIYCLEKTGKEASTTIKL; from the coding sequence ATGCTCAATTTTAATCTGGTCTCCCCTTTTCAACCTAAAGGCGATCAACCCCAAGCTATATCTGCTCTTATCAAGGGATTACAAAACCATCAAAGATTTCAAACCTTACTGGGGGTTACCGGATCGGGGAAGACCTTCGCTATTGCCCAGATAATTGCTTTCTATAACAAACCAACCTTAATCATCTCTCATAACAAGACTTTAGCTGCTCAGTTATATAATGAATTTAAAAATTTATTTCCTCATAACCAAGTTGAATACTTTGTAAGTTTTTATGATTACTACCAACCCGAAGCTTACCTTCCTCAAACCGATACCTATATTGAAAAAGATAGTTCTATTAATGAAGAAATAGATCGAATGCGCCTTTCAGCTACTTCATCCCTCCTCCAAAGAAACGATGTCATTATTATAGCTTCGGTATCAGCTATCTATAACTTAGGCTCTCCTCAAGACTACTTTGACTCGACCATATTTTTAAAAAAAGGAGAAAGTATCCCCAGAGAAACTTTTCTTCGAAAATTAATTGCTATTCATTACGAAAGATCTGACCTTGAGTTTAGTAGGGGCAAATTTAGAATTCGAGGAGATGTAGTCGACATATTTTCCTCTTATAGCAAAGAAAGCTTAAGAGTAGAATTTTTAGGAGATGAAATTGAATCTCTTAAGATTATTGACCCCGTGGATCAACAACTGATTTCCATAGTAGAAAAATATACTCTTTATCCAGCTAAACACTTTATTACCTCTTCTCAAAAATTAAAAAAAGCTATTATTTCTATTAAAGAAGAACTTGAAGAAAGGGTCAAAGAATTATCTAAGCAAGGAAAATTATTAGAAGCTAAACGATTAGAAGTAAAAACTAACTATGATTTAGAGCTTTTAGCTGAAACTAGCTACTGCCCTGGAATAGAAAATTATTCTCGACATTTAAGCGACCGCTTTCCTGGTGAACGGACATACACTTTACTTGACTATTTTCCTGAGGATTATCTTCTGGTGATCGATGAATCCCATATAACGATACCTCAAATTAAAGGTATGTACGAAGGAGACTATTCTCGAAAAATGTGCTTAGTGGAATATGGTTTTAGGCTTCCTTCTGCTTTAGATAACCGTCCCTTGAAATTTCATGAATTTGAAAATTTAATCAATAAAGTCATCTTCACTAGCGCTACCCCCGGTCCTTATGAGTTGGAAAGATGTCCTTTGATGATTGAGCAGATAAATCGACCCACTGGCCTTTTAGATCCCGAAATAATAGTAAGGCCTACTCAAAACCAAGTTTTAGACTTAATAAAAGAGATTAAAAAAAGAATTGAAAAGAAGGAAAGAGTTTTAGTGATTACCTTGACTAAGAAGATGGCTGAAGACCTGTCATTTTATCTTGATAAAATTAATTTAAAGGTAAGATATCTTCACTGTGAAATTAATACATTAGAAAGAGTCTCTATTTTAAAAGAATTACGTTTAGGTAATTTTGATGTTTTAGTAGGAATAAATTTACTTAGAGAAGGTCTTGATTTACCTGAAGTCTCGTTAATAGCTATCTTAGACGCTGATAAAGAAGGTTTTTTAAGAAGTGAACGTTCTCTTATTCAATTATGCGGCCGAGCAGCCAGGCATATCAATGGCACCGTAATAATGTATGCTAAGACCATTACTTCTTCTATGAAAAAGACTATTGAAGAAACCAAAAGAAGACGTCTGATCCAACAATCTTATAATAAAGAACATCATATCACCCCTACCACCATTTCTAAACCTATTACGGAAACCTTTCCCCAGCTTCTTCCCGATATAAAAAGAGAAAAGACTAAAATAAAATTTCAAGGAGATTTAAAAAAGACCCTTAAGTATTTATACAAAGAGATGTATCAATTAGCTAATCAATTAGAGTTTGAAAAAGCAGCCGAAATAAGGGATGAAATTTATTGCTTAGAAAAAACTGGCAAAGAAGCATCAACTACTATAAAATTATAA